AAAGAGCAGGCGTAGGGTAAATCTTTAAAATCTTTATAGCCGCCAAGTAACGGGGAAATCACCGCACCAATTGGCCCTGGATAAATAGAGCCATATCCATGACCGCCAATATGGCGATATGCCGGACAAGTATTCATACAAGCCCCGCAGCGAATACAGCGCAGCACATCCCGAAATTCAGAAGCCAGCACCTCAGAACGCCCGTTATCGACAATAACCAGATGAAACTCTTCAGGACCATCAACGTGCCCCGCTTCGCGCGGTCCTGTCAGCCAGGTGTTGTATCCCGTCAAACGTGCACCAACGGCACTGCGCGCCAGCATGGTGATCAATACATCTACCTCGGCAAACGTGGGGGCAATACGCTCCATTCCCATCACTGCAATATGCGTTTTCGGCAACGTGGTACACATCCGTGCATTACCTTCATTAGTCACGAGGCATACCGAACCGGTTTCTGCCACCGCGAAATTACAGCCGGTAATACCTATTTCAGCACTGAGGAAATCTTCGCGGATTTTTTGCCGAATGAATAAGGTCATCGCTTCAGGCGTTTCCGGCCCCTCATAACCCAGACGTTCGTGTAGCACTCGACGGATCTGATGGCGATCTTTATGAATTGCCGGGACCACAACATGAGAGGGCGGATCTTGATCCAGCTGGAGAATGTATTCACCCAGATCGGTTTCAATCACCTGAATACCAGCATCCTGCAACACATGATTGACACCAATCTCTTCGGTCACCATCGATTTAGATTTCACCACCTTCCGGGCATTTTTGCGTTGGGCGACCTGTAAAATGTAGCGGGTGGCGTCTTCTTTGGTTTTTGCAAAATAGACGTGACCGCCGTTTTGCGTCACTTTTTCAGAGAGCTGGTACAGATAAGCGTCGAGATTACTCAGAACATGATCACGTATATGGGCGGCCCGGTCGCGCCACTCCTCCCAGTGCCCTAATTCATCGACCATTTTTTGCCGATTTGCCCCAATACGCTGCTGCGCGTTTGCCACCGCTTTGCGCATGATCGGATCTTCAATTTGCTGACGGATGCGTGTCTTAAAATCTGTATTACTGGTTTTGATCGACATCTTTATATCCTCAGCGGCTCATCAGCACTTCAGCAATATGCATCACTTTGACTTTCTGCCCTTCCCGTTGTAATCGTCCACTGATGTTCAGCAGGCAACTCACGTCAGCACCAATTAAATACTCAGGGCGGACTTCCATCAGGTGCACAACCTTTTCTTTCACCATCTCGCCGGATATTTCGGCCATTTTGACCGAGAACGTGCCGCCAAATCCGCAGCAGGTATCCTGTTCAGCAAAGGTCAACAGCTCCAGTCCACGCACATTTTTCAGCAGCGCAAGTGGCTCGTCCTTCACCCCCAGCTTACGGGCCAGGCTACAAGATGGGTGATACACCGCTCTCCCTTGCAAACTGGCACCTACATCGACTACCCCTAATGTATTAACAATAAAAGAGGTGAGATCCTGCATACGCGCGGCAACCTTTTCGGCACGTGATGCCCATTCAGGCTCATCCGCCAGATACGTTGGGTAACTTTTTACGGCATAGGTACAGGAGCCAGCCGGTGAAATAATGGGATCGTCGTTATCCTCCAGTGCGGCGATCAGATTTTTCATCCCTGGAATCGCTTCTTTGATATAACCACTATTGATCGCAGGCTGACCGCAGCATCCCTGTTTCTCCGGGAAATTTACGCGACAGCCGAGTTTTTCCAGTAGCAGCACGGAGTCTCGTGCCATTCTTGATTTCAGGGCGTCACCAATACAGGTGACAAAGAAATTGACATTCACAACTAATACTCCATTACTTCATGCCCATTTATGCCCGATGGTTCCCCCCACCAGAGGATCAATCATCAATAAATATGGCGTTCTTTTTTAATTGGCTAGCAACATACCACCCCTCATTTGTATGACAAATGATAATCTTTCATCCAAACGTCAAATGCAATAACTAATTTTATTTCTTTCGGCATCGCTCACATTTTATAGGGAAATCGACGATCATTTTTGGCATAAGAAATTCATTTAAAAAGGCCACATCCCTTATACCTATTCAGAGCTACTTATTCAGGGGTTGTTGAGATATACAATGATGGTGTACTAACAAAATCACCGGCAATAATCAGGTATCAAGTAATAGTCGGCATTTTATTTAATTAAAGCAATTTAGTTTGCGTTTTTATTTACATACTGGGCCAGCATTCTTCAAAAAAACATATAAAACACAGTTGGAAATAGAAATAGTTGAAAGGCTCACAACACCCGGAATGCTGATTATCTTTGCTCCGATTCCTGGCGGATTTATTCAGGGTGCAAGCTGTCTGACTCTTTCCCGATATTCT
The nucleotide sequence above comes from Escherichia coli. Encoded proteins:
- the ykgF gene encoding LutB/LldF family L-lactate oxidation iron-sulfur protein; this encodes MSIKTSNTDFKTRIRQQIEDPIMRKAVANAQQRIGANRQKMVDELGHWEEWRDRAAHIRDHVLSNLDAYLYQLSEKVTQNGGHVYFAKTKEDATRYILQVAQRKNARKVVKSKSMVTEEIGVNHVLQDAGIQVIETDLGEYILQLDQDPPSHVVVPAIHKDRHQIRRVLHERLGYEGPETPEAMTLFIRQKIREDFLSAEIGITGCNFAVAETGSVCLVTNEGNARMCTTLPKTHIAVMGMERIAPTFAEVDVLITMLARSAVGARLTGYNTWLTGPREAGHVDGPEEFHLVIVDNGRSEVLASEFRDVLRCIRCGACMNTCPAYRHIGGHGYGSIYPGPIGAVISPLLGGYKDFKDLPYACSLCTACDSVCPVRIPLSKLILRHRRVMAEKGITAKAEQRAIKMFAYANSHPGLWKVGMMAGAHAASWFINGGKTPLKFGAISDWMEARDLPEADGESFRSWFKKHQAQEKKNG
- the ykgE gene encoding (Fe-S)-binding protein, whose protein sequence is MNVNFFVTCIGDALKSRMARDSVLLLEKLGCRVNFPEKQGCCGQPAINSGYIKEAIPGMKNLIAALEDNDDPIISPAGSCTYAVKSYPTYLADEPEWASRAEKVAARMQDLTSFIVNTLGVVDVGASLQGRAVYHPSCSLARKLGVKDEPLALLKNVRGLELLTFAEQDTCCGFGGTFSVKMAEISGEMVKEKVVHLMEVRPEYLIGADVSCLLNISGRLQREGQKVKVMHIAEVLMSR